In the Amblyraja radiata isolate CabotCenter1 chromosome 12, sAmbRad1.1.pri, whole genome shotgun sequence genome, ACAGGTGGCTCAGTCTGAGACCCCCACATTCTTCACACAGGAAGAGCTCAGCAAACTGAAGTCCGACTTTGAAACGGGTGGTGTGGAAAAGGTTCAACCTTTGATACAGAATAAGATCAAAGAACTGGACAAGACCGAGCTGAACATCGCCGTGACGGGAGAGACGGGTGCAGGAAAATCCACCCTCATCAACGCCATGAGAGGGCTTCGTAGCACAGATGAGGGAGCGGCTGAGGTTGGTACCACGGAAACTACAATGGAGCCAACCGGATACCCACATCCCAATCTGCCCAATGTCCGCTACTGggacctgccggggaccggatccCCACAATTCACCGCGGGTTCCTACCTGAggaaaatgcaatttaaaaaatacgATTTCTTCATCATAGTGGCAGCTACTCGATTCAAAGAGAATGATGCAAAACTTGCCAAGGAGATTAAGCGGCTGGGGAAGAAGTTCTACTTTGTCCGCTCTAAGATTGACGCTGACCTTTATGCTGTGCGGAAGGAACGGAAGACATTTGATGAAAACGAGGAATTGGAAAAGATCCGGAGTGACTGTGTCAGTACGTTGGGGAAGGTCGGGATCCCTGATCCCATCGTGTTCCTGATATCCAGTTTTAAACAGGATCAGTATGATTTTGTTCAGTTAATTGAAGCACTGGAAGGTGATTTACCAAACATAAAGAAAAGGATCTTTGTCTTggcccttcccaacctcagcgtgGAGATTGTTCAGAAGAAAAGTGAGTTGCTGAAGAAGGGGATCTGGGCATTGGCGACCATCTCGGGATTAGTGGGGGCCATCCCAGTCCCTGGAGTCTCTCTCGCTTGTGACATTGGGATATTGATTGGAGCAATCATCCAGTTCCGGAAATGCCTGGGTCTTGATGATGCTTCTCTTCAGCGACTGGCCAACAGGACAGGTAAATCCATGGAAGAGCTGAAAGCCGCAGCAAAAAGTCCCCTGCTGGGAGAAATAACTCCAGATGTCATTATGAGGATAGGTTGGGGAGTCGCGGTTGTTACCGTGTCAGCCCTGGAACTAGCTCTCGACATTGTCCCAGTCATTGGCTCCATTTTTGGAGCAGGTTCATCATTCCTCATGACCTTCAAGATCCTGAGAGATGCGCTGAAGGATCTGACAGAGAGCGCGGAGAGGGTGGTGAGGGTAGCGTTTGAAACTTGAACATAGaaggggacagcacaggaacggacCCTTTGAATAATGCCAACATTACGCCAAGTTcaactgatctcatttgccagtacatgatccatatccctctactgtCTGCACCTCCAGGTGCCTATCCAAAGGCcctttaaatgccaccatcaaacATGATTTACGTCTTTCAATTAATCGAGTTCCTTTTATGTTgtgtcatagacacatagaaaataggtgtgggagtaggccattcggccctttgagccagcattacCATTcatggaaacaaagaaacataggaaataggtgcaggaggaggctttttggcccttcaagccaacaccaccattcatgatgatcatggctgatcatccacaatcagtaacctgtgcctgccttctccacattccccttgattccactggccccaagagctatatctaactctcttttaaattcatccagtgtattggcctccactaccttccgtggcagcgacttccacgaattcacaactctctgggtgaaaaagttttttctcatctcagttttaaatggtctcccctttattcccctgattctggacccccccccccccccccccccccccccccgcgccaacattgggaacattttttctgcatctagcttgtccagtccgtttataattttatttatataataaatacaagcccagtctttccaatctttccttttatgacagtcctgccatcccggagattaaccttgtgaacatactctgcactccctcaatagcaagaatgtccttcctcaaattagtagaccaaatttgcacacgatactccaggtgtggtctctcaagggccctgtacaactgcagtaggacctccttgctcctaaaccaaATCCtcacacaatgaaggccaacatgccagtagctttcttctctgcctgctgtacctgcatgcttactttcaatagaTTGAAATAAGTCAATAGATTGAAGAAGTCTAATGTCAAATCTTGCTGGATAAATACAAGAGTGATAGTATATTTATGATGACCAAGAACCACCAGTGAGATGTACAGGTGGTACTTCCAGAAATTCAGAAGCTCTGTAACAATCAAGGTGAAATGTTATTCAGCATGGGCCTATAGAAGGCACAGTTTTGTGaactttcagtttagagatacagatggaaacaggtccctcagcccaccaattccacaccgaccattgatcacagtTTCACACTAGGTCGACTTTAccgcactctctcatccactcactcCACACTAGAGgatattttacagaggccaattaacctacaatcctacaCGTCTTTGTGGgtagaaacctgagcacctggagaaaacccacatgctcacatggaaaccatgcaaacttcacacaggctgCACCCGTggtaaggatcaaacccgggtctctgacgctgaggGACAGCAGACCTACCTGttagacattgaaacatagaaaataggtgcaggagtaggccattcggcccttcaagcctgcaccgccattcaatatgatcatggctgatcatccaactcagtatcctgtacctgccttctctccataccccctgctctagccacaatggccacatctaactccctcttaaatacagccaatgaactggcctcaactaacttctgtggcagagaattccagagattcaccactctctgtgtgaaaaatgttttcctcatctcggtcctaaaagatttcccccttatccttaaactgtgaccccttgttctggacttccccaacatcgggaacaatctttctgcatctagcctgtccaaccccttaagaattttgtaagtttccataagatcccccctcaatcttctaaattctagcgagtacaagccgagtctatgcagtctttcttcatatgaaagtgctgacATCCGCCATTGCAAGGTACCAAGCAACAGCACCTTACAGTTAGCAGCCAATTTGACAGCCATAAAATGCAGCTGAAACGCTGGGGATTTTTAGCACAAAATAAGTGTAGTAAAGCACACAAATGATTGGAAAATGCAAATTCACCATCACTACAAACCTCTGAGGTTTAATGTGGGTCAGATTTTCCCAGCTAGGTTCTTGTCTCGTTGACCTGTGACTTTTCACCAATCTGATGTATGAATGGATTGTACTTCAGGAAGTTGGCCCAGTGACCATTGGCAAGGTCTTGTATACGGAGGGCAGTGCGTGTTGAAGTTCCATTGCATCACAATGATGAAGAAGCCTCAATCACAGAAATTACTAAAGAATCCTTACTTATATGTGAGGCACATCCACATGCAGGAAGCTGTTATGGTCTTTAAAAACCTTGAATGCCATTGAGAATAATTGAAGAACTATTAAAATGCTAAAACAATTTTAGTTTGTTCTTCCTTTAGAGGTTGATATTAACACACGGAGATGGGGGTAAAACTAATAATTATACAGACAATAACTATGCAACACAACTAAACAATCTTTTGACATTTTTATTAACATGGGTAAAAAATATAAATTTATCACAGAAATATCAATAGATAACATGACAAAATATGATGAATTATTGAAAGGAATTGCATTATGTAAAAATAATGGCCTTGCGTAGCTTTAAAACTTAATTGTAAATACCCATCTGGCACATGTTGtacgggaaagatagatcagccatgattgaatggtggaatagacttgatgggacgaatggcctaattctgctccaggaACTAATGAACTGTATTAATTCTGATTTTCAGCACAATGTATGTTAGCGATCTGATGTATTCAAAAACGCTCTGTGATTAACATACACTATTCCAAATATTTCTCTCATCAATACATATCTGTGCCTTCTGATTATTCAAGATAAAACCTCAATAGAAATGCAAATATTGTGGTCTGATGTTTTTCTTACATTTTGTTGTGCAGCACAGTGTATCTCAATACATGAGAAACACCAAAAGAGAGTTGTCTGTCCTGCAGAAATGCATTGTACCTTCCCACAGGTTGCGAAGGTGCTCCATAGAGTACAAGATTCCATGCAACTCATGCACATAGTATTTACACACATTTTCATCAATGGGCAGCACCTCATTCCACAGACTGTACAAGTCAAAGTCATCCGTTACATTGAGCGTGAAATCCAGGGTAATGTGTCGTAGGTGGTAATTGTTCAATAAAATATAGAAAACATTGGTTTGTCATCAAGACTCTACAGATATGGGGGACAAATAAATGATGAGAGGCGTAATTTGTTCAGACTGCAGACAGTTCTAAATATTCCACTGAGCAAATTGGTTCCCActttacgaggtaattcacaaattctcccgagttttccccttgattcaaactcgcagaatgttcgtaacaggTCCGGAGGAGTCCGTAATATATTATaaaccagccgtaggtactcggagcATCCTCCCGACTATTTTTATATTCCTGGACATTttatatcaggctggaaaaaacgtcctgacttacctgatgcc is a window encoding:
- the LOC116979323 gene encoding interferon-inducible GTPase 5-like, producing MGGNSSSQQVAQSETPTFFTQEELSKLKSDFETGGVEKVQPLIQNKIKELDKTELNIAVTGETGAGKSTLINAMRGLRSTDEGAAEVGTTETTMEPTGYPHPNLPNVRYWDLPGTGSPQFTAGSYLRKMQFKKYDFFIIVAATRFKENDAKLAKEIKRLGKKFYFVRSKIDADLYAVRKERKTFDENEELEKIRSDCVSTLGKVGIPDPIVFLISSFKQDQYDFVQLIEALEGDLPNIKKRIFVLALPNLSVEIVQKKSELLKKGIWALATISGLVGAIPVPGVSLACDIGILIGAIIQFRKCLGLDDASLQRLANRTGKSMEELKAAAKSPLLGEITPDVIMRIGWGVAVVTVSALELALDIVPVIGSIFGAGSSFLMTFKILRDALKDLTESAERVVRVAFET